A stretch of Phragmites australis chromosome 12, lpPhrAust1.1, whole genome shotgun sequence DNA encodes these proteins:
- the LOC133886312 gene encoding uncharacterized protein LOC133886312, translating into MVVTDYLHHHLAPLWERARFAWIDTGSGDLTRTHIGPDGDLDEGALATLLNVVTGIDDLAWAVLPREDLALYTDPGRATLQVSMLEFDAQGLVDRPGRWNPGTIQIPGVDDNRGRGTAAEGSRPAARGDKGKHLWAYVPQPSSSSSPSPPPPKDPVGGQKQLEELRLAPVPGPSAPEDPEPRAPAGPEQQAPTKPAQSPPRKERVAAGEVVAMRAVPERQLSGTLSASTERARRGPSPQPPSGQALERLSEVLGSAREVIGRLEVAVTAERAKLDKERAALVDERGWLEEAQKLLETHITSARASYEKSMREVAEEWEALEETRNETVAAQEKANCMERLVTERDQASRRRAAKLLARERKLMSREEAASRREEAMRSALVDLACQNDELERGHAEVLRREEQVAIRKTDVKIMAVALDAREEQIGLREVDAASASSALTAREELVAKREADLAAREQAIEARAEQLQ; encoded by the exons ATGGTGGTCACCGACTACCTGCACCACCATCTGGCCCCTTTGTGGGAGCGTGCCCGCTTTGCCTGGATTGACACCGGCTCGGGCGACCTGacgaggacccacatcggcCCGGACGGAGACCTCGACGAGGGGGCGCTGGCGACCCTGCTGAACGTGGTGACCGGCATCGACGACCTCGCCTGGGCGGTCCTGCCCCGAGAGGACCTGGCGCTCTACACAGACCCGGGCCGGGCAACGCTGCAGGTGTCCATgctggagttcgacgcccaaggcCTAGTGGATCGTCCGGGGCGCTGGAACCCCGGGACCATACAaatccccggggtggatgacAACAGAGGGCGGGGCACCGCCGCTGAAGGCAGCAGGCCGGCGGCCcgaggagacaaggggaagcatCTCTGGGCGTACGTCCCTCAGCCGTCTTCATCATCGTCACCGTCACCTCC gccgcccaaggatcCCGTAGGAGGCCAGAAGCAACTAGAGGAGCTGAGGCTAGCCCCTGTTCCAGGGCCGAGCGCGCCAGAGGACCCTGAGCCGAGGGCTCCGGCCGGTCCCGAGCAGCAAGCGCCGACCAAACCTGCCCAGAGCCCTCCGAGGAAGGAGCGAGtggccgcaggggaggtggtcgcGATGAGGGCGGTGCCAGAACGGCAGCTGTCGGGGACCCTGAGCGCCTctacagagagggctcgcaggggacctaGCCCCCAGCCACCTTCTGGCCAGGCCCTGGAACGCCTCTCggaggtgctgggaagcgcccgggaggtcatcgggcggctcgaAGTGGCCGTGACGGCAGAGCGGGCAAAGCTCGACAAAGAGCGCGCTGCCCTGGTCGATGAGAGGGGGTGGCTGGAGGAGGCCCAGAAGCTTTTGGAGACCCACATCACCTCGGCCCGCGCATCTTACGAGAAATCCATgcgcgaggtggccgaggagtGGGAGGCGTTAGAGGAGACCCGTAACGAAACCGTCGCTGCGCAGGAGAAGGCCAACTGCATGGAGCGGCTCGTGACCGAGCGCGACCAGGCGTCCCGGAGGCGCGCCGCAAAGCTGCTTGCTCGGGAGCGGAAGCTGATGTCTCGAGAGGAGGCGGCCAGTAGAAGGGAGGAGGCCATGCGGTCTGCCCTGGTGGACTTGGCCTGCCAgaacgacgagctcgagcgtgGCCACGCCGAAGTCCTccgccgggaggagcaggttgcGATACGCAAGACTGACGTCAAAATAATGGCGGTGGCTcttgatgcccgggaggagcagattgGGTTGCGCGAGGTGGATGCCGCCTCGGCATCGTCGGCACTcaccgcccgggaggagctggtcgccaagCGGGAGGCCGACCTGGCTGCCCGAGAGCAAGCAATCGAGGCCCGAGCCGAGCAGTTGCAGTGA